The Anolis carolinensis isolate JA03-04 chromosome 1, rAnoCar3.1.pri, whole genome shotgun sequence genome window below encodes:
- the slc2a12 gene encoding solute carrier family 2, facilitated glucose transporter member 12 isoform X2, protein MLTLLSSAIAALSGFLMGYEIGVISGAVLQLKSILALSCQQQEMVVSALLIGAFLASLTGGILIDKYGRRVTIMLSSCLLVLGSLILILFASYGFLIVGRIAIGVSISLSSTATCVYIAEIAPPHRRGLLVSLNELMIVLGILFAYVSNYAFASVNYGWKYMFSLVIPLGIVQAIALYFLLPSPRFLVMKGFDEAASQVLRKLRATSDTTEELAVIKSSLKDERQYSFLDLFRSKDNMRARMLIGITLVFFVQTTGQPNILFYASTVLKSVGFHSNEAATLASTGVGAVKVISTIPATLFVDRIGSKTFLCIGSSLMSASLVTMGFVVLNIHVNATTVCKNHSFENTTFQGLEKLTSTNETLKEQFAGMASYTKSPQWKAKMANALVQNRTTLEEATVYPTNQAEFQLKTEALEVRSGLKWLSLAGLLVYVAAFSIGLGPMSWLVLSEIFPGGIRGRAMSLTSSMNWGVNLLISSTFLTTTDLIGLPWIYFIYALMSLASLAFVIMFIPETKGCSLEQISIKLAKQKHTKNNLCWMGRRQDQLIESTIELPNKETHQELY, encoded by the exons ATGCTTACACTGCTGTCATCTGCCATTGCTGCTCTTAGTGGTTTTTTGATGGGATATGAAATAGGAGTTATCTCTGGAGCTGTTCTCCAGCTGAAAAGCATATTAGCACTTTCATGCCAACAACAGGAGATGGTTGTCAGTGCTCTTCTCATTGGTGCCTTCCTAGCTTCATTAACCGGTGGCATCCTCATAGACAAATATGGACGACGAGTTACCATCATGTTATCATCATGTTTACTTGTGCTGGGCAGTCTGATTTTGATACTCTTTGCCTCATATGGATTCCTTATAGTAGGACGGATTGCGATAGGGGTTTCCATTTCACTTTCTTCAACTGCAACATGTGTGTATATTGCAGAGATTGCTCCTCCGCATCGAAGAGGCTTGCTTGTGTCTTTGAATGAACTGATGATCGTATTAGGTATCCTTTTTGCCTATGTTTCAAACTATGCCTTTGCCAGTGTAAACTATGGCTGGAAATATATGTTCAGCCTTGTCATTCCATTGGGGATTGTTCAGGCCATTGCTTTATACTTCCTTCTGCCCAGTCCACGGTTCCTGGTTATGAAAGGTTTTGATGAAGCTGCTAGCCAAGTACTCAGAAAGCTCAGGGCAACATCAGACACTACTGAAGAACTTGCTGTGATCAAATCTTCCTTGAAGGATGAACGTCAGTATAGTTTCTTGGATCTGTTCCGTTCAAAAGACAACATGAGGGCTCGGATGCTGATTGGAATTACCCTAGTGTTTTTCGTACAAACTACAGGTCAacccaatattttattttatgcatctACTGTTTTGAAATCGGTTGGGTTCCACAGCAATGAGGCAGCAACCCTGGCTTCTACTGGTGTTGGAGCAGTTAAAGTGATCAGTACAATCCCTGCCACCCTTTTTGTGGACCGTATAGGAAGCAAAACATTCCTCTGTATCGGCTCTTCCCTCATGTCTGCGTCATTAGTCACAATGGGCTTCGTAGTGCTTAATATACATGTGAATGCCACAACTGTTTGTAAAAACCATTCCTTCGAAAATACCACTTTCCAAGGATTAGAAAAACTCACATCCACAAATGAAACTCTGAAGGAGCAATTTGCTGGCATGGCTTCATATACCAAAAGTCCACAATGGAAGGCTAAAATGGCAAATGCATTAGTGCAGAACAGAACAACCTTGGAAGAAGCCACAGTTTATCCCACAAACCAAGCAGAATTCCAGCTGAAAACAGAAGCTTTGGAAGTCCGATCTGGTCTGAAATGGCTGTCTTTGGCTGGGTTGCTTGTTTATGTGGCTGCATTCTCCATAGGACTTGGACCAA TGTCGTGGTTGGTATTAAGTGAAATATTTCCAGGTGGGATCAGAGGAAGAGCAATGTCTCTAACTTCCAGCATGAACTGGGGTGTTAACCTCCTAATCTCATCAACGTTTTTGACTACAACAG ACCTAATTGGCTTACCatggatatattttatttatgccCTAATGAGTCTAGCATCCTTAGCTTTTGTCATCATGTTTATACCTGAGACAAAAGGATGCTCCCTAGAGCAGATATCTATTAAATTGGCCAAACA AAAGCACACAAAGAACAATCTTTGCTGGATGGGCCGCCGGCAGGATCAGCTGATAGAATCAACTATAGAACTTCCCAACAAAGAAACTCATCAAGAATTATACTAG